From one Silurus meridionalis isolate SWU-2019-XX chromosome 23, ASM1480568v1, whole genome shotgun sequence genomic stretch:
- the nus1 gene encoding dehydrodolichyl diphosphate synthase complex subunit nus1 isoform X1 — MALVYEFVWRVLHVVLQLQRAAVSWFQARAWKRTWLLWRRAAGAVLLPAALGLAAQRRMGAGAGRRPGRRCRLLADGKALEKLPLHVGLLVTEESEEEEAQFTDIANVVVWCMALGISYVSVYDNQGVFKRNNSRLMEEIAKQQKEHLGSESCKYSSEFLNNGMETQEQMSRCHTVVKVLSPDDGKLSIVQAAQQLCKAVEQKQSTSKDINVTVLDSLLRGNKSKNIPDPELVLKFGPVESTLGFLPWHIRLTEFISLPSHKDVTYDDFLHTLQRYASCEQRLGK; from the exons atggCGCTGGTGTACGAGTTCGTGTGGCGGGTTCTGCACGTCGTCCTGCAGCTCCAGCGCGCGGCGGTGTCGTGGTTCCAGGCGCGAGCGTGGAAGCGCACCTGGCTTCTGTGGAGACGAGCCGCGGGCGCTGTGCTGCTACCGGCGGCGCTCGGCCTCGCCGCGCAGCGGAGAATGGGAGCCGGGGCGGGGAGGCGACCTGGCCGCCGGTGTCGGCTGCTGGCGGACGGCAAGGCTCTGGAGAAGCTCCCGCTGCACGTCGGGCTCCTGGTCACGGAGGAgagcgaggaggaggaggcgcaGTTCACAGACATCGCCAATGTGGTGGTGTGGTGCATGGCTCTCGGGATCTCTTATGTCAGCGTGTACGATAACCAGG GTGTGTTCAAGAGGAACAACTCCAGGCTGATGGAGGAGATCGCCAAGCAGCAGAAGGAGCACCTGGGCTCGGAAAGCTGCAAGTACTCGTCAGAGTTCTTGAATAATGGCATGGAGACACAGGAACAAA tgtcaCGGTGCCATACAGTGGTAAAGGTCTTGTCTCCAGATGATGGGAAGCTCAGTATCGTGCAAGCAGCGCAGCAGTTGTGTAAGGCCGTGGAGCAGAAACAgagcacatccaaagacatcaacGTTACTGTGCTGGACTCCTTACTGAGGGGTAACA agtCAAAGAACATCCCAGACCCCGAGCTGGTGTTGAAGTTTGGCCCAGTGGAGAGCACGCTCGGCTTCCTGCCCTGGCACATCAGACTAACAGAGTTCAT CTCTTTGCCCTCCCACAAAGACGTCACCTACGACGACTTCCTCCACACGCTTCAGCGTTACGCGTCCTGCGAGCAGCGCCTGGGGAAGTGA
- the LOC124376705 gene encoding nephrocan-like: MYLIQDSESEIENKNNNNHNKTCLYVQQCHWRVPGRELSGLPGLEEVILSSCGLEQVEANAFRVQKHLKWLDLQKNKLPIIPRALPSSLKDLNLGHNQIHTLQESALHGLRRLRVLNLQNNLITTVRSSSLSALLKLETLYLDGNKIKAIQGVLRLPVLTWLSLANNKISSLPSAFFSSVQHLKTLDVSSNLLTKLPHNLPQALVHLNLNRNQIRSLKNRDLTRLSDLSTLAVCNNRLVSVDRGLRLPHLTVLELAGNQLRVLPSRLSSNLQKVDCGQNQIQEVTYQHLSGLRQLRHLFLENNTIQQFEPDALKDCVHLTNLALEQNLLSTFPHGLPESLVRLDLKANCITTIQEHALKPLKRLQVLNLRNNRLSSLPAMSLLPRLRTLYLEGNLWNCTCELLKVKRALLNRDVDMSAEFCTEPVHTSLDIWQVYIMAQEMCEEQSREFLPESHTVNTDNEEYDDYDL; this comes from the exons ATGTATTTGATCCAGGATTCAGAGTCTGAAATTGagaacaagaacaacaacaaccacaacaagACGTGTCTATATGTTCAGCAA TGTCACTGGCGTGTGCCT GGGAGAGAATTGTCTGGGTTGCCAGGTCTAGAAGAAGTCATCCTGTCATCATGTGGATTGGAGCAGGTCGAAGCCAATGCATTCAGGGTTCAGAAGCATTTGAAATGGTTGGATCTCCAGAAAAACAAGCTTCCCATCATCCCTCGTGCCCTTCCCTCCAGCCTTAAGGACCTAAACCTGGGTCACAACCAGATTCATACCCTGCAGGAGTCTGCTCTGCACGGCCTGAGGAGACTTCGTGTACTAAACCTGCAGAATAACCTGATTACCACAGTGCGCTCCAGCTCCCTCTCGGCACTgctaaaactggagactctGTATCTGGATGGTAATAAAATTAAAGCCATACAGGGAGTTCTTAGGTTGCCAGTGCTGACTTGGTTGAGTCTAGCGAATAATAAGATCTCATCACTCCCATCAGCTTTCTTCTCATCAGTACAACATCTAAAGACTTTAGATGTGTCCTCAAACCTTCTAACCAAACTTCCTCACAACCTCCCCCAAGCCCTGGTTCACTTAAACCTAAACAGAAATCAGATCCGATCGTTAAAAAACCGTGATCTGACCCGACTGTCTGATCTCAGCACTCTGGCAGTCTGCAACAACAGACTGGTGTCTGTAGACAGAGGTCTCCGGCTTCCCCATCTCACCGTGTTGGAGTTGGCAGGTAACCAGCTGCGAGTGCTGCCCAGCAGGCTGTCTAGTAATCTTCAGAAGGTGGACTGTGGACAGAATCAGATACAGGAAGTGACCTATCAGCATCTGTCTGGTCTTAGGCAACTGAGACATCTCTTTCTGGAGAACAACACCATCCAACAGTTTGAACCTGATGCTCTGAAGGACTGTGTTCACCTCACAAACCTGGCTCTGGAGCAGAACCTTCTTTCCACATTTCCACACGG GCTCCCTGAATCACTAGTGCGCCTGGATCTGAAAGCTAACTGCATTACCACGATTCAGGAGCATGCCCTGAAGCCACTCAAGCGCCTTCAAGTGCTGAATCTGCGCAACAACAGGCTCTCCTCGCTGCCTGCCATGAGCCTGCTGCCCAGACTGAGAACTCTGTACCTGGAGGGAAACCTGTGGAACTGCACATGCGAGCTCCTCAAAGTCAAAAGAGCATTGCTGAATCGGGACGTGGATATGAGTGCCGAATTCTGCACTGAACCCGTCCATACCTCACTGGACATTTGGCAAGTATACATCATGGCCCAAGAGATGTGTGAGGAGCAGAGCAGAGAGTTCTTACCAGAGAGccacacagtaaacacagacAATGAGGAGTACGATGACTATGACTTATAA
- the nus1 gene encoding dehydrodolichyl diphosphate synthase complex subunit nus1 isoform X2, with protein MALVYEFVWRVLHVVLQLQRAAVSWFQARAWKRTWLLWRRAAGAVLLPAALGLAAQRRMGAGAGRRPGRRCRLLADGKALEKLPLHVGLLVTEESEEEEAQFTDIANVVVWCMALGISYVSVYDNQGVFKRNNSRLMEEIAKQQKEHLGSESCKYSSEFLNNGMETQEQMSRCHTVVKVLSPDDGKLSIVQAAQQLCKAVEQKQSTSKDINVTVLDSLLRESKNIPDPELVLKFGPVESTLGFLPWHIRLTEFISLPSHKDVTYDDFLHTLQRYASCEQRLGK; from the exons atggCGCTGGTGTACGAGTTCGTGTGGCGGGTTCTGCACGTCGTCCTGCAGCTCCAGCGCGCGGCGGTGTCGTGGTTCCAGGCGCGAGCGTGGAAGCGCACCTGGCTTCTGTGGAGACGAGCCGCGGGCGCTGTGCTGCTACCGGCGGCGCTCGGCCTCGCCGCGCAGCGGAGAATGGGAGCCGGGGCGGGGAGGCGACCTGGCCGCCGGTGTCGGCTGCTGGCGGACGGCAAGGCTCTGGAGAAGCTCCCGCTGCACGTCGGGCTCCTGGTCACGGAGGAgagcgaggaggaggaggcgcaGTTCACAGACATCGCCAATGTGGTGGTGTGGTGCATGGCTCTCGGGATCTCTTATGTCAGCGTGTACGATAACCAGG GTGTGTTCAAGAGGAACAACTCCAGGCTGATGGAGGAGATCGCCAAGCAGCAGAAGGAGCACCTGGGCTCGGAAAGCTGCAAGTACTCGTCAGAGTTCTTGAATAATGGCATGGAGACACAGGAACAAA tgtcaCGGTGCCATACAGTGGTAAAGGTCTTGTCTCCAGATGATGGGAAGCTCAGTATCGTGCAAGCAGCGCAGCAGTTGTGTAAGGCCGTGGAGCAGAAACAgagcacatccaaagacatcaacGTTACTGTGCTGGACTCCTTACTGAGGG agtCAAAGAACATCCCAGACCCCGAGCTGGTGTTGAAGTTTGGCCCAGTGGAGAGCACGCTCGGCTTCCTGCCCTGGCACATCAGACTAACAGAGTTCAT CTCTTTGCCCTCCCACAAAGACGTCACCTACGACGACTTCCTCCACACGCTTCAGCGTTACGCGTCCTGCGAGCAGCGCCTGGGGAAGTGA